In the Deinococcus radiopugnans ATCC 19172 genome, ACGCGGGCGGCTCCCCGGCGGGAGGACGGGTCTTGATCAGGCTGACCACCACGCCGCCGGCCAGCAGGCTCAGGGTCACGCCCAGGCTGATCGCCGGATCGAGCTTGCCCCACAACTGGGCGTAGAAGATCTTCAGGCCGATAAACACCAGCACCAGCGACAGCGCGGGCTGCAGGTACTTGAAGCGGTGCACCATCGCCGCCAGCGCGAAATACAGCGCCCGCAGGCCCAGAATGGCGAAGATGTTGGAGGTGTACACGATAAACGGATCCTGCGTGATGGCGAAGATGGCCGGAATCGAGTCCACCGCGAAGATCACGTCGGCGGTCTCCACCATGATCAGCGCCAGCAGCAGCGGCGTGGCAAAGGTTCTGACCCGGCCGCCCACCGTCTGCTTGACGATGAAGCGCTCGCCGTGCAGTTCGTCGGTGATCCGCAGCCGCCCTTTCAGCCAGCCCAGCAGCCGGTTGTTCGAGAAATCGTGCTCCTCGTCGCCGCCCCGCAGCATCTTGACGCCCGTGAACAGCAAAAAAGCGCCGAAGATCCACAGCACCCAGTCGAATTGCGTGACCAGCGCGGTGCCCAGCCCGATCATGATCGCCCGCAGCACGATCACGCCCAGAATGCCCCACAGCAGCACGCGCCGTTGCAGTTTCAGCGGAATGGCGAAGAAGGCGAAGATCAGGCTGATCACGAACACGTTGTCCAGCGCCAGCGCCTTTTCCAGCGCGAAGCCGGTGTAAAAGGCCATGCCCGATTCGCGGCCCAGCGTCAGCCACACCCACGCGCCGTAGATCAGCGCGATGGCGATGTAGAACGCCGACAGCCACAGGCTCTGGCCCACGCCCATCACGCCGTCATCGTCAGGGGCCAGCCTGCTCTTGCGGCGCCGCTCCAGCACCCCCAGGTCAAAGGCCATCAGGGCCACCACCACCGCCAGGAACATGACCCACATCCATGCGGGCTTGCCCAGCCACTCGGTCACCGTCAGAAAGGAAAGATCCATTGCCGTCTCCTTGCACGGAAGACGTCCCTTCACGGGGAGGGTCAAAAAACACAAAAGACCCGGCACGCCTTCACGTGCCGAGTCTCGCCGTTTCAGAAATGCACCGGGATTGGAGCCCGTATTGACGATGCATTTCCCTGCCTGGGCAGGTGGCTACTCCCTCGTTGCCAAAAAGTGTAGCGACCAGAGGCCGGAGAAAGCCTTAATCAAACTTTGATGTGCAGACCCAGAGGGCGGCTGGACTTCATGCCCAGCCGCAGAGCTTTACTGGCTGGTGACCGGCGTCTCCACATGCAGGGTGTAGCGCTGGACCGGATCGCTTTCCAGGCTGCGGAGGTAGGTGCGGGTGCCCTGCGGCAGATACACGTAATGCTCGGCGCGGGACCAGCCGGCCTTCAGCTTCCAGGTCTGCTGCATGTCGGGGGTGGCGGTCTTGAAGACCACGGTGAACGGCTGGCTGGCATAGGCCACGCGGTCATGCGTCATCAGGTTCAGGGTCTCGCCGTCGTCGCGCTTTCCGTTGGTGTTCCCGTCCCGCCACATCGCCCAGCGCAGAAAACGAACCTGTGCGTCTCCAATGTTCGACTTCGCGCCGTCGGTCACGCTTCCGGCGGGCAGCACCAGCGCCACGTCCTGGGCGTTCTTCTCCTCGGCCTTCCAGCCGTCCGGATCAACCTCGCTACGGGTGGCCCCGGCGGGCACGCTCAGCTGGTACACGCTCTGGCCGTCCTCGGTCAGCAGCGACAGGTAGGCGTTGGCGGGGGCTGCGGGAAAACGGACCTCCACGCCGGTGGGCAGCGGCGGGCGGCCCCCGTCGGGTAAGGCGGGGCTCCCCGCCGAACAGGACGCCAGCAGCAGGCCCAGCCCGGACAGGGCGATCAGATTCAGGCGCTTCATTTCAGACCTCCCCGGTCCAGACCCTTCAGGCCCATCGAGATCAGGCGGTCTGTGGGTTCATGCAGGCGAATGGTCAGGCGTTGATCGGTGGTGGGCACGCTGTTCATGGTCACGCGGTACTGGCCGGGCGTGGCGGTGGGCTGCAGCACCTCGTGGCGCACCAGGCTCCAGCCGGAGACGCGCGCCCCCGTTTCCTGCGACTTGCCGTCCGTGCTGGCGAAGCTGTAGGTAAAGGCCGCATCGGCGTAGCTGTAGATGTCGTGGGTGTTGAACAGTTCCTCGCCCTTGGTGGGTGTGCCGTCGCCGTCGGCGTCGCGGAACAGCGTGAAGTACACGTTGCAGGTCTTGACCGTTTCCGGCGTGATCACCACGTCCTGCAGCCCCGAGGCCTCGCTGGTCTTGAAGAGCCTCAGGCAGCCCGCGTTCTTCTTGAGGGGGTCCAGCGCGTAGGACGCCAGCTGCAGTGTGCCGCCGTTGACCATCGCACTGGCGCTGGGACCGCCTGGATAGACGAACTGCCCATCCCTGCCCAGACTCCCATTGGCCAGGACCTGAACCCCCGCCTTTTGCGCGGGGTCCGAACCGTCCACGAAATAGATGGCGGCCAGGGTCAGCCCGTTCGTCTGGGCAGTCTCGGGAAAGCGGAACTCCAGGGTGGTGAAGGTGGGGGGCGGTGGGGGCTGGGGACAGGCGGTCAGCAGCGACATGGTCAATGCGCCGCCGCCCACTGTCAGGACAGCATTTTTCTGGGGTCTTTTCATGGTGCCCACAGTGTACTG is a window encoding:
- a CDS encoding TerC family protein yields the protein MDLSFLTVTEWLGKPAWMWVMFLAVVVALMAFDLGVLERRRKSRLAPDDDGVMGVGQSLWLSAFYIAIALIYGAWVWLTLGRESGMAFYTGFALEKALALDNVFVISLIFAFFAIPLKLQRRVLLWGILGVIVLRAIMIGLGTALVTQFDWVLWIFGAFLLFTGVKMLRGGDEEHDFSNNRLLGWLKGRLRITDELHGERFIVKQTVGGRVRTFATPLLLALIMVETADVIFAVDSIPAIFAITQDPFIVYTSNIFAILGLRALYFALAAMVHRFKYLQPALSLVLVFIGLKIFYAQLWGKLDPAISLGVTLSLLAGGVVVSLIKTRPPAGEPPASV